Proteins encoded together in one Chryseobacterium sp. G0201 window:
- the mobA gene encoding conjugal transfer protein MobA encodes MEHKKNIKQNKGGRNPKINPRVHRHVFRLTDDENARLLSLFEASGMNNKAKFIVSLLFNKEIKTVKIDKGTSDFYMRLTSLFGQFRAVGVNYNQVVKLLYSRFTEKKAAAFLYKLEKQTVEVANLCKKIIELTEEFNQNHLKNK; translated from the coding sequence CATAAAACAAAATAAGGGTGGAAGAAATCCTAAGATTAATCCAAGGGTACATCGACATGTTTTTCGGTTGACTGATGATGAAAATGCACGGCTTTTAAGTCTTTTTGAAGCTTCCGGAATGAATAATAAAGCCAAATTTATTGTTTCATTATTGTTCAATAAGGAAATTAAGACAGTAAAAATTGATAAAGGAACATCTGATTTTTACATGAGACTGACCTCTCTTTTTGGTCAGTTTCGTGCCGTTGGTGTAAATTATAATCAGGTAGTTAAACTTTTATACAGTCGTTTTACTGAGAAAAAAGCAGCCGCATTTCTATACAAGTTAGAAAAACAAACTGTTGAAGTAGCTAATCTTTGCAAGAAAATCATTGAGTTAACTGAAGAATTTAATCAAAATCATCTTAAAAATAAATAA
- the mobB gene encoding conjugal transfer protein MobB, whose product MIAKIGRGTNLFGALAYNQLKVDTENGEVLLMNKMIETKDGNYTVAQLAKSFEPYLIANKNTEKTTLHISLNPDPKDKVSDEDFVKIAQDYMNEMGYGEQPFVVFKHTDINRTHIHIVSIGVDEMGKKISDKFEKRKSMKICREIERKYRLSNVEDKKLTQKEQIFSPVDYQEGNIKSQMASVIRNISNYYQFQTMGEYNALLSLYNISCEKVDKIENGILKNGLLYFALNDKGEKVSQPFKASVFGKEARLRALDSHFLNSKNKLKLSSVHETLKAAVTLVMKSQPNETQFKSKLQDMGISTVVRRNASGRIYGITFIDHESKSVWNGSRLGKEFSANAFNQLWNEGNNLKKQMNNESEKVKYTRDNPEIPYPEKPHELFNFLHDNSDSKIDGLGSILPGSHSEDYEELDFENRMKRKKKKNNSRFRG is encoded by the coding sequence ATGATTGCAAAAATTGGAAGAGGAACTAATTTGTTTGGAGCTTTAGCATACAATCAGCTGAAAGTTGACACCGAAAATGGGGAAGTATTATTGATGAACAAAATGATTGAAACAAAAGACGGAAATTATACCGTTGCCCAGTTGGCAAAATCCTTTGAACCCTATTTAATTGCCAATAAGAATACAGAGAAAACAACATTGCATATTTCTCTTAACCCAGATCCTAAAGATAAAGTTTCAGATGAAGATTTTGTGAAAATTGCTCAGGATTATATGAATGAAATGGGATATGGAGAACAACCTTTTGTAGTGTTTAAGCATACAGATATCAACCGTACCCATATTCACATTGTAAGTATTGGAGTTGATGAAATGGGAAAAAAAATATCTGACAAGTTTGAAAAAAGAAAATCCATGAAAATTTGCCGTGAAATTGAAAGAAAATATCGACTTTCCAACGTTGAAGATAAAAAACTTACTCAAAAAGAACAGATTTTCAGTCCCGTAGATTATCAGGAAGGAAATATTAAAAGTCAAATGGCTTCTGTAATTCGGAATATTTCGAATTATTATCAATTTCAGACGATGGGAGAGTATAATGCTTTACTTTCATTGTATAACATCAGCTGCGAGAAAGTGGATAAAATAGAGAATGGAATTTTGAAGAATGGACTGTTGTATTTTGCTTTGAATGATAAAGGCGAGAAAGTCAGCCAGCCTTTTAAAGCATCAGTATTTGGTAAGGAAGCCAGATTAAGGGCTTTAGATAGTCATTTTTTGAATTCGAAGAACAAACTTAAATTAAGCTCTGTTCATGAAACCTTGAAGGCGGCTGTGACTTTGGTAATGAAGAGTCAACCCAATGAAACCCAATTTAAAAGTAAACTGCAGGACATGGGAATCAGTACCGTAGTGAGACGTAATGCCTCCGGAAGAATCTACGGAATCACTTTCATCGATCATGAGTCTAAGTCAGTATGGAATGGTTCCAGGCTAGGGAAGGAATTTTCGGCTAATGCTTTTAATCAATTGTGGAATGAAGGTAATAATCTAAAAAAGCAAATGAATAATGAAAGTGAAAAAGTAAAATATACTCGAGATAATCCTGAAATTCCATACCCAGAAAAACCTCATGAATTATTTAATTTTTTACATGATAATTCAGATTCTAAAATAGATGGATTAGGTAGCATCTTACCGGGAAGCCATAGTGAAGATTATGAAGAATTGGATTTTGAGAATCGAATGAAAAGGAAAAAGAAGAAAAATAACAGTAGATTTAGAGGATAA